One part of the Myxococcales bacterium genome encodes these proteins:
- a CDS encoding cytochrome c encodes MKRAGVLVVLLLSACKNDAGPVAEVNPEKLYTQMCARCHGVDGKGDPQIAQMMPVRDLTSPQVQSRPTEDLERVVMMGQNQMPAFGESLSPRKIQAVLGHVKRLGRQAAPPASP; translated from the coding sequence ATGAAGCGTGCCGGCGTCCTCGTGGTCCTCTTGCTTTCGGCTTGCAAAAACGACGCAGGCCCCGTGGCGGAGGTCAATCCCGAGAAGCTCTACACCCAGATGTGTGCCCGCTGCCATGGCGTGGACGGCAAGGGAGATCCTCAAATCGCTCAGATGATGCCGGTGCGTGACCTGACGTCGCCGCAGGTCCAGTCGAGACCCACCGAAGACCTCGAACGCGTCGTCATGATGGGCCAAAATCAAATGCCAGCGTTCGGAGAATCGCTGAGCCCACGGAAGATTCAGGCGGTTCTGGGGCACGTCAAGCGTCTCGGGCGCCAGGCGGCGCCCCCGGCCTCTCCCTAG
- a CDS encoding KamA family radical SAM protein — MSVDLQRVPSSLPVLGAASTHADDEALDPRSLVQAAHRPEWMDWRWQLRHRLSNLDDIGAWVDLEPEERAALEVAPDKFRVGITPYYASLIDPGHPHCPVRMQVVPRLGELNVEAGELLDPLGEDAHRPVSAIFHRYPDRCLLLALDRCAIYCRHCNRRRLVGQAESAISRSDLDAAVDYIRRTPAIRDVLVSGGDPLTLATGKLEEILAAVRAIPHVEVIRIGTRVPVVLPMRVDDELCAMLRRYHPLYINTHFNHPKELTPLAREACAKLADAGVPLGNQTVLLRGVNSSARVLRRLFTELLRARVKPYYLFQGDVAEGTGHLRTRVETAVALMEQLRGHISGMAIPHLVIDTPGGMGKVPVGPEYVLERGPAAWKLRNYEGQEVSYPQPVAEDPTCHYDPVYFGEG, encoded by the coding sequence ATGAGTGTCGATCTCCAGCGTGTTCCTTCTTCGCTCCCTGTCCTGGGGGCAGCATCCACCCATGCCGATGACGAAGCCCTGGACCCCAGGTCTTTGGTGCAGGCCGCGCACCGTCCGGAGTGGATGGATTGGCGCTGGCAGCTGCGCCACCGTCTGTCGAACCTCGACGACATTGGCGCCTGGGTCGATCTCGAACCCGAGGAGCGGGCGGCCCTGGAGGTGGCCCCCGACAAGTTTCGCGTGGGCATCACGCCTTACTACGCCTCGCTCATCGACCCCGGCCATCCCCACTGCCCGGTGCGGATGCAGGTGGTGCCGCGGCTTGGAGAGCTGAATGTCGAAGCGGGAGAGCTGCTCGACCCGCTGGGCGAAGACGCCCACCGCCCGGTGTCGGCCATCTTCCACCGCTACCCGGATCGCTGCCTTTTGTTGGCGCTCGATCGCTGCGCGATTTACTGCCGACACTGCAACCGCAGGCGTCTCGTGGGCCAAGCGGAGTCGGCGATCAGCCGCTCGGATCTGGACGCCGCCGTTGACTATATTCGCCGCACGCCCGCCATTCGCGACGTGCTGGTCTCCGGAGGCGATCCGCTGACGCTGGCCACGGGCAAGCTCGAAGAGATCTTGGCTGCCGTGCGCGCCATCCCTCACGTCGAGGTGATCCGGATCGGCACGCGCGTGCCTGTGGTCTTGCCCATGCGTGTGGACGACGAGCTCTGCGCGATGCTGCGCAGGTACCACCCGCTTTACATCAACACGCACTTCAACCATCCAAAAGAGCTGACGCCGCTGGCCCGTGAGGCCTGTGCCAAGCTGGCGGATGCGGGTGTGCCCCTCGGCAACCAAACCGTATTGCTGCGCGGGGTGAACTCGTCCGCCCGGGTGCTGCGCCGCCTGTTCACCGAGCTGCTGCGTGCGCGGGTCAAGCCCTACTACCTCTTCCAAGGTGACGTGGCCGAAGGCACGGGACACCTCCGCACGCGCGTGGAAACGGCGGTGGCCCTCATGGAGCAGCTGCGCGGACATATCTCGGGCATGGCCATCCCGCATTTGGTGATCGATACCCCGGGCGGCATGGGCAAAGTGCCCGTGGGGCCCGAGTACGTGCTCGAGCGCGGCCCTGCCGCGTGGAAGCTCCGCAACTACGAAGGCCAGGAGGTCTCCTACCCCCAGCCCGTGGCGGAGGACCCCACGTGTCACTACGACCCCGTCTACTTTGGCGAAGGTTGA
- a CDS encoding tetratricopeptide repeat protein yields the protein MLATAGVAEAQSPSVGRAHAQKASKLAADGQCARAVDEYKKAYEILEDPALLFNRAECLRTLGRDEDALADYERFLVELPHPPNGPLVEQRIDDLRKRLEMPPRGAGLVRAGARLGPGGERPLTPGPPAAAPILDLDVPNEETDEDETEPDTEGSAGAALPGYRGPSGVGHPGLRLGHDDEAPSEADEGVSPWVWVTLGAALVAAGAVVGVLILSKEDTEIPESGLGNYKF from the coding sequence ATGCTGGCGACAGCCGGCGTCGCAGAGGCGCAGTCGCCCTCGGTGGGCCGCGCCCACGCGCAAAAAGCGAGCAAGCTCGCGGCGGATGGTCAGTGCGCACGGGCTGTAGACGAGTACAAAAAGGCCTACGAGATCCTCGAGGATCCGGCCCTTCTCTTCAACCGCGCCGAATGCCTACGCACGCTCGGGCGTGACGAAGACGCGCTCGCCGATTACGAGCGCTTCCTCGTCGAGCTTCCCCATCCGCCGAACGGCCCCCTGGTCGAGCAACGGATCGACGACCTCCGCAAACGGCTGGAGATGCCGCCCCGGGGCGCTGGCCTCGTGCGCGCGGGCGCTCGCTTGGGCCCCGGTGGCGAGCGGCCGTTGACCCCTGGCCCTCCTGCCGCGGCCCCCATCCTCGACTTGGACGTGCCGAACGAGGAGACCGACGAGGACGAGACCGAGCCTGACACCGAGGGCTCCGCAGGGGCGGCGCTCCCTGGCTACCGCGGTCCCTCTGGCGTCGGGCACCCCGGCCTTCGCTTGGGCCATGACGACGAGGCCCCCTCCGAAGCGGACGAAGGCGTGTCGCCCTGGGTGTGGGTGACCCTGGGGGCTGCGCTCGTGGCCGCAGGTGCGGTTGTTGGTGTGCTGATTCTGAGCAAAGAAGACACCGAGATTCCGGAGAGCGGCCTTGGCAACTACAAGTTCTGA